The sequence TTGCACTTTGTGTAATCTCTATGAAAAACTATATGACATCAGTCATTGTGATCgggttttattaataaaatactagTTATATGAAAAGTATACTTCAAAATAAGATTGAAAAGCATGAGTTTTGTCTCCTCTCATGGTATTTTCCACAAACTTTATTTCAACGCATGCAAAATGATAAAAATCATGACGAAAAGTCTAAAGAAAGGGAACCTTATCGGTAAAGAACCTAGATCGAACTTTTTCTTCTAAGATCGCTAATGCCTCGGAAGATTTGATGCAAATGGGTGTCTTGTATTGAGTTGAAGAAGCACCTTGGGTAATGAAAAACTCCATAAGAGAATCGAAAGTTCCTTGTTGCACCACCCTTATCTCTAGAGCTCCAATTGATCCGTCTTTGCTCCTAAATTCTTTGTAAAAATTGTTCAAGGACTCTTCCACCACGTAACAACATTCTACTAAAACCTTGTTATCAATTTCAGCAATGTCATTGTTGTATTTTCCTTTGAGTTCCCAGTACAGAACATAATGACCGGGAGTAGTAGATACATCAGCATAGCTTGTAAAGTCAATCAACATCAAATTTGATGATTCAAGAACCATCTTTGCATGTGTCACCGCATTTAAAAGATCTTCATCTGTAGTTATCTCCAAATGAACGCTCAGAACCAAATTTCCTCTCCGCACAAACCTAAACTGAGGTGCACTATTGTAAAATCCAGTCACTTGTAAAACATCACCCATCTTATGTCTGTGTAGGCCTAgcaaaaaagaaacaatattAATATCTTAGTTGagatgataatatatatatacattttctcCACGTAAACATTTGACTAACCAGAATGATTTGTGACCAACGGCTCGTAATGGCTCCCTAACTTGACATCCACAAGATCAACAATTTCTACTTTGTCACCCGCGTCAACAAGTAAGAACTCGAAATATGAGAAGTTAGGCATAAATGTGTATGACACGTCTTGTGGTTTGCACAAAGGATTCATGTTAATCCCAAACATAGTTTCCGAAGAAACATAACTTGAAGAAATCAAAGGCAGATTGTTAGAGTAAAACTTTAATGTTGGGATGTGCTGAGCCATTTGGCCTGTCGCAATGCTTTCGATGAATTTGGTTTTAGGCCAAAGTCTTGGAATTATACCTTCCCATGATTTTTGGTTGCATTCATTTTCGATGAGATCAGCCAATTCAGGATTAGGTTCTCCAAGGATCTTTGATACAGAATCCCTACAGCTAATATCAGTGATCCATTCGCTAAGATGACCACAACGGATATTAGTGCAAATTTCTTTCCAAAATTTTTCAAGAAAAGTAATTGCACGGACCAAGATAGAAACAAAGGCGGCACCAACCTTCACAACCTCGTCTCTTTGAACTATACCACACAGGAGATGACAATACAAACTCTGTTTGTTGTCTGAACACAATATGACTTCGTCAGGACTTGTGAATGACCAATGCCAATATGATGGTCGGTTCTTGAAGTAATCACTCTTGAAGAAGCTCGTCGTCGCAGACGAAGCTGGCAAACCAGAGGGAGTATTCTGCTCTGGTGTACAAAAGTTAAACACCATTCCCTTTCCATGCTCAAGACCATCGATATGCCTATGAATCCAAAAgaataatttatcatataatTTACAAATACATTATTGTTTACTAAAACAAGACACACATGTTTCCATTATTACTTGGTTATAACGAGCGAGCGGTAAAAATAGATGAATTTCAAGTTTTCCAAGTATTTGTTGTTACGAGGAAACATCTTCCGTTTTCCTCCAGAAGTTCCGGaactacaataaaaaaaactagagaATTAAGACTCTCAAACATAAGTTTGATCACATAAATAATTAATCAGTTGCCAGTGGGTAAAGTTGCTTTATACAACAAGAGACTACCTTAGTAGGAAACCGGTAATGGGTTTCCCAGAAATAACATCAAAGGGCTCTCCATTTGCAACACGGTCGATATAAAGCTTTACATCTTCGTATGTCGTCACGGGaacgttttttttaaaaagctcCTTATCAGAACTCCCATGGAGAAAACGCCTAAGATACTCAGTTCCAGCATTAAGTGTGAGTATCTCCTCCAATACATTGTCTTGTACTTGCTTCACATTGGACGCCAACTCTTCCAAAACATTCTCGTCTAATTTGTCGCAGAGATCAGAGCACAAACTCATATTTGGTTCTCTTAGCTTAGCTCACCTGAAACCAAAAAGTTGCACACTCGGCTCACAATATTATTGAGTTGTACGTACAAGTTGGTAGTTAGTGAAACCGCTCAGCATAATAGGGAATGCCATAAATATTGATATAGTGCTAATTTATGTgagtaaaaaaacaaacaaaccttcTATTTGTATGGCGTTTTCAGCCAATTTGATATTTGGCTGTGCCGTAACTCTCTGATTTGAGTCACGTCAATGGCAATATCCAAACATGGCTTGGCCTTCTTATATAGTGATtattaactattattttaaaattttgaatctcTCAACTTTAACACATGACACTGACCACATGTCGACTAATAAGCTCTTACTAATGAATCGTtagaaaaataatagttatgTATATTCAAATCTTAATTTTCagacaaaatcatataaataaatatgtacaATCACATAGCTTGTGAAGAACGTTCAatgtttattaaaatatttcaacGATAAAAAGGCTGAAGCCGGaaacactattttatttgtGTAACTAGATTATACTAAAAGTTAGTTACTCTTTGCCTTCTTctcaactaatttttttatatattattcacacatattaaaaatataataaatatttataattagtttttttatcatgtgtttttaataaatattaaccaATAGTattcaattaatttaaatattttcaattaatgttcttaaaaatatatacaaaaatgtaaataaaattgaaacaaaataaaaatctaaaaatcctATTTTATGAATGGAGGAAGCTGAGGGAATACATTTTAGGAAAACGTGTGAAATGATACGGAAGATATGGTAAGCTAACAAAATATGCTTTTTGTTTGTACGGGACTAAAGTGATTTGTGTGAGCGTGAGAGAAGACCATCATTAACTCCAATCTCTTAATTGGAGTTCTTAATTTCGGATAAGAGAtatctcttaattttttttagatttgaactaagaaaagttaagaaccgtctcttaaataagaaatataagagTTGTCTTTTAGTCGAAAagtgtaaaaagaaaaacaaaaaaatatcaaatcatgagttaagaaaTCCGGCTAAGAGACCGGGTTAATCATGCCGTAGATCAAGTCCCCAAGCACCAACCTATGACCTATCTTTACGTAAGGCGCACGTTTGAACGAATGCACGTGTCTCCACTCTGGCTCACATTTCACATTTGTAAATATACTTAGTAATCTGAAATATATGCAGTTTCCCATGAAGAAAAGTCTCGTAATCTTTTGAAAAATGGAGCTACACC comes from Brassica rapa cultivar Chiifu-401-42 chromosome A02, CAAS_Brap_v3.01, whole genome shotgun sequence and encodes:
- the LOC103852144 gene encoding 4-substituted benzoates-glutamate ligase GH3.12; translation: MSLCSDLCDKLDENVLEELASNVKQVQDNVLEEILTLNAGTEYLRRFLHGSSDKELFKKNVPVTTYEDVKLYIDRVANGEPFDVISGKPITGFLLSSGTSGGKRKMFPRNNKYLENLKFIYFYRSLVITKHIDGLEHGKGMVFNFCTPEQNTPSGLPASSATTSFFKSDYFKNRPSYWHWSFTSPDEVILCSDNKQSLYCHLLCGIVQRDEVVKVGAAFVSILVRAITFLEKFWKEICTNIRCGHLSEWITDISCRDSVSKILGEPNPELADLIENECNQKSWEGIIPRLWPKTKFIESIATGQMAQHIPTLKFYSNNLPLISSSYVSSETMFGINMNPLCKPQDVSYTFMPNFSYFEFLLVDAGDKVEIVDLVDVKLGSHYEPLVTNHSGLHRHKMGDVLQVTGFYNSAPQFRFVRRGNLVLSVHLEITTDEDLLNAVTHAKMVLESSNLMLIDFTSYADVSTTPGHYVLYWELKGKYNNDIAEIDNKVLVECCYVVEESLNNFYKEFRSKDGSIGALEIRVVQQGTFDSLMEFFITQGASSTQYKTPICIKSSEALAILEEKVRSRFFTDKVPFL